One window from the genome of Opisthocomus hoazin isolate bOpiHoa1 chromosome 11, bOpiHoa1.hap1, whole genome shotgun sequence encodes:
- the ABHD6 gene encoding monoacylglycerol lipase ABHD6, whose product MDLDVLNMFVIAGGTLAIPILAFVASFLLWPSALIRIYYWYWRRALGMQVRYANYDDYQFCYSYRGRPGYRPSILMLHGFSAHKDMWLSIVKFLPKNLHLVCVDMPGHEGTTRSALDDYSISGQAKRIHQFVECIKLNRRPFHLVGTSMGGNVAGVYAAQYPEDVCSLTLICPAGLPSTTDSKFVKQLRELQESKCIDRIPLIPSTPEEMADMLKLCSYVRFKVPQQILQGLVDVRIPHNDFYRKLFLEIVDEKSRHSLHDNMSKIKVPTQVIWGKQDQVLDVSGASILASAIPDCHVYILENCGHSVVVERPRKTANLILEFLALLHSMDNNKKQA is encoded by the exons ATGGACCTGGATGTGCTGAACATGTTTGTCATTGCTGGCGGCACCCTGGCCATCCCCATCCTGGCCTTCGtggcctccttcctcctctggccCTCAGCGCTCATCCGCATCTACTACTG GTACTGGCGCCGAGCCCTGGGTATGCAGGTTAGATACGCAAACTACGATGACTATCAGTTTTGTTATTCCTATAGAGGGAGACCTGGATACCGACCGTCCATCCTGATGTTACATGGGTTTTCAGCCCACAAAGACATGTGGTTGTCCATAGTCAAG TTCCTGCCGAAGAACCTGCACTTGGTGTGTGTCGACATGCCGGGGCATGAGGGCACGACCCGCTCGGCCTTGGACGATTACTCCATTAGTGGGCAGGCTAAGAGAATACACCAG TTTGTGGAGTGCATCAAGCTGAACAGAAGGCCCTTTCATCTGGTTGGCACTTCCATGGGGGGAAACGTTGCCGGCGTTTACGCTGCTCAGTACCCAGAAGACGTCTGCAGCCTGACCCTCATCTGTCCTGCAG GCTTGCCAAGTACCACCGACAGCAAGTTCGTTAAGCAGCTCCGGGAGCTGCAAGAGTCCAAATGCATCGACAGGATCCCTTTAATTCCCTCGACGCCGGAGGAGATGGCGGACATGCTGAAGCTTTGCTCCTACGTTCGCTTCAAGGTGCCGCAGCAG atCCTCCAGGGTCTCGTTGATGTTCGCATCCCACACAATGATTTTTATCGGAAAC TGTTTTTAGAAATCGTGGATGAAAAGTCCAGGCACTCTCTCCATGACAACATGAGCAAGATCAAAGTGCCGACCCAGGTCATCTGGGGGAAGCAGGACCAG GTGCTGGATGTTTCTGGCGCCAGCATTCTAGCGAGTGCTATCCCGGACTGCCACGTCTACATCCTGGAGAACTGCGGGCACTCGGTGGTGGTGGAGCGGCCCCGCAAGACAGCCAACCTCATCCTGGAGTTCCTGGCGCTGCTGCACAGCATGGACAACAACAAGAAGCAGGCGTGA